A region of Blattabacterium cuenoti STAT DNA encodes the following proteins:
- a CDS encoding class I tRNA ligase family protein codes for MEYNFREIEKRWQIYWKKHNVFHSKRNKKRKYYILNMFPYPSGTGLHVGHCLGYIASDVYARYKRTKKYNVLNPIGFDSFGLPAEQYAIQTGKHPYDTTLENSRIYKEQINKIGISFDWSRELYTSNPNYYHWTQWMFIQIFNSWYDKNDEQAKPINLLIEEFNKNGNYFINASSTTSKYKFDSKTWKKFNFYEKESVLLNYRLAFLYNNTVNWCPALGTVLANDEIKNGRSERGDFPVYEKKMLQWHIRISAYAERLIKGLHFINCSQSLKKLQYNWIGKSKEIYVLLKIIYPINDIHQIELLISHPEMIFGITFIILSPDHPLVSSTRDFTVPIDENKKNIYGIFTGNYVFHPFIRNKKIPIYISNFISVNHNTQSIIGIPGYEEKSKKFAEKFGIEIIKVLDFNKKYIINSNFLNGLTRKEAKEKIIKILVKNKIGKLKISYKIRDAIFSRQRYWGEPIPIYFKNKIPKTIPIDKLPLLLPKIDNFYPKDGKPPLARTKNWAWDEKNMKIVPNILIDHKYIFPIETSTMPSWAGSSWYYLRYMDVHNNQFFIDKKKENYWKNVDLYIGGSEHSTGHLIYARFWHKFLLDRGWITTEEPFKKILNQGMILSYSAIILKVVGDDIFLSYGLRNKKHAYSSFQEIYVDLSFIKKNNELDIFKFKKYRPEFYSSVFILEKGSFFCKRKLEKMSKSKYNVINPNDICAKYGSDTFRMYEMFLGPINQSKPWDENKINGIKKFLIKFWCLFHKNNEFQISEIAPTFQEFKILHNTIKKIQNKMNFFYWNTSISLLMIMTNQLTELKCNKRKILEPFVQLIAPFAPHISEELWYKLGKKKSVIFYNFPVFNPKYIIKNEITYPIMFNGKLKFLEKFDSSAPIEKIKNKILNHPKTKFFLKKNTLQKVILIPKKIINILFK; via the coding sequence ATGGAATATAATTTTCGTGAAATAGAAAAACGTTGGCAAATATATTGGAAGAAACATAACGTTTTTCACTCAAAAAGAAACAAAAAAAGAAAATACTACATATTGAATATGTTTCCTTATCCTTCTGGAACAGGTCTTCATGTAGGACATTGTTTAGGTTATATAGCATCAGATGTTTATGCGAGATATAAACGAACTAAAAAATATAATGTTTTAAATCCCATAGGATTTGATTCTTTTGGTCTTCCTGCAGAACAATACGCAATTCAAACTGGAAAACATCCTTACGATACAACTCTTGAAAATTCACGTATATATAAAGAACAAATCAATAAAATAGGAATTTCCTTTGATTGGAGCAGAGAACTATATACCAGCAATCCTAATTATTATCATTGGACTCAATGGATGTTTATTCAAATTTTTAATTCTTGGTATGATAAAAACGATGAACAAGCTAAACCTATAAATCTTTTAATTGAAGAGTTTAATAAAAACGGAAATTATTTTATTAACGCAAGCAGCACAACATCAAAGTATAAATTTGATTCAAAAACATGGAAAAAATTTAATTTTTACGAAAAAGAATCTGTTCTTTTAAATTATAGACTCGCTTTTTTATATAATAATACAGTAAATTGGTGTCCAGCTTTAGGTACAGTATTAGCTAATGATGAAATCAAAAATGGAAGAAGTGAAAGAGGAGATTTTCCAGTTTATGAAAAAAAAATGTTACAATGGCATATAAGAATTAGTGCATATGCAGAAAGGCTAATTAAAGGGTTACATTTTATTAATTGTTCTCAATCTTTAAAAAAATTACAATATAATTGGATAGGAAAATCAAAAGAAATTTATGTTTTATTAAAAATAATTTATCCTATTAATGATATTCATCAAATTGAATTACTTATTTCTCATCCAGAAATGATATTTGGAATAACTTTCATCATATTATCTCCAGATCATCCACTTGTCTCTTCTACAAGAGATTTTACTGTACCTATAGATGAAAATAAAAAAAATATTTATGGAATTTTTACAGGAAATTATGTTTTCCATCCTTTTATTAGGAATAAAAAAATTCCTATTTATATTAGTAATTTTATTTCTGTAAATCATAACACACAATCTATTATAGGAATACCTGGATATGAAGAAAAAAGTAAAAAATTTGCCGAAAAATTTGGTATAGAAATCATTAAAGTTTTAGATTTTAATAAAAAATATATTATAAATTCTAATTTTTTAAATGGATTAACTCGTAAAGAAGCAAAAGAAAAAATTATAAAAATTCTAGTAAAAAATAAAATAGGAAAACTTAAAATAAGTTATAAAATTCGTGATGCTATTTTTTCCAGACAAAGATATTGGGGAGAACCAATTCCTATTTATTTTAAAAACAAAATTCCAAAAACAATTCCCATTGATAAATTACCACTCCTTCTTCCAAAAATAGATAATTTTTATCCTAAAGATGGAAAACCTCCATTAGCTAGAACTAAAAATTGGGCTTGGGATGAAAAAAATATGAAGATTGTTCCTAATATTTTGATTGATCATAAATATATATTCCCAATAGAAACTAGTACCATGCCTAGTTGGGCAGGATCAAGTTGGTATTATCTTAGATATATGGATGTACATAACAATCAATTTTTTATTGATAAAAAAAAAGAAAATTATTGGAAAAATGTTGATTTGTATATTGGTGGATCTGAACATAGTACAGGTCATTTAATTTATGCTAGATTTTGGCATAAATTTTTATTAGATAGAGGATGGATAACAACTGAAGAACCTTTTAAAAAAATATTAAATCAAGGAATGATCTTGAGTTATTCTGCTATTATACTAAAAGTAGTAGGAGATGATATTTTTCTATCCTATGGATTAAGAAATAAAAAACATGCATATTCTTCTTTCCAAGAAATATATGTAGATCTTTCTTTTATCAAAAAAAATAATGAATTAGATATTTTTAAATTTAAAAAATATAGACCTGAATTTTATTCATCCGTTTTTATTTTAGAAAAAGGTTCCTTTTTTTGTAAAAGAAAATTGGAAAAAATGTCAAAATCAAAATATAATGTAATAAATCCTAATGATATTTGTGCAAAATATGGATCAGATACATTTCGTATGTATGAAATGTTTTTAGGCCCTATTAATCAATCTAAGCCCTGGGATGAAAATAAAATAAATGGAATAAAAAAATTTTTAATTAAATTTTGGTGTTTATTTCATAAAAATAATGAATTTCAAATTAGTGAAATAGCCCCCACATTTCAAGAATTTAAAATTTTACATAATACTATAAAAAAAATACAAAATAAAATGAATTTTTTTTATTGGAATACTTCTATTAGTTTATTAATGATTATGACCAATCAATTAACGGAATTAAAATGTAACAAAAGAAAAATTTTAGAACCTTTTGTTCAATTAATTGCTCCATTTGCTCCTCATATATCTGAAGAGTTATGGTATAAATTGGGTAAAAAAAAATCTGTTATATTTTATAATTTTCCAGTTTTTAATCCAAAATATATAATAAAAAATGAAATAACATATCCGATTATGTTCAATGGAAAACTGAAATTTTTAGAAAAATTTGATTCTAGCGCACCAATAGAAAAAATAAAAAATAAAATATTAAATCATCCTAAAACAAAATTTTTTTTGAAAAAAAATACTTTACAAAAAGTAATTTTAATTCCTAAAAAAATAATAAATATTTTATTTAAATAA
- the pyrH gene encoding UMP kinase: MKYKRSLLKLSGEALMEENDFGLLHSSRLQQYAEEVKKVVEMGAQVAIVIGGGNIFRGFPRIKEKIINRIEGDYMGMLATVINGIAFQSYLENVGICTCIQTAIKMDEIAEPFGIDRAIYHLEKGKVVIFVAGLGNPYFTTDTAAVLRAIEIKADILLKGTRVDGIYTTDPEKNKYAKKLKNISFDMAYQMGIKVMDQTAFILGNENDLPIIIFDINKKGNFKKVISGEKIGTMVSKKK, from the coding sequence ATGAAGTACAAAAGATCATTATTGAAACTAAGTGGAGAAGCTCTCATGGAAGAAAACGATTTTGGCCTTCTTCATTCTTCTCGTCTTCAACAATATGCTGAGGAAGTAAAAAAAGTAGTAGAAATGGGAGCTCAGGTTGCTATAGTTATTGGAGGTGGAAATATATTTCGAGGATTTCCTAGAATAAAGGAAAAAATTATAAATCGAATAGAAGGGGATTATATGGGGATGTTAGCTACCGTTATTAACGGAATCGCTTTTCAATCATATTTAGAAAATGTTGGAATATGTACTTGTATTCAAACAGCTATTAAAATGGATGAAATTGCGGAACCTTTTGGAATAGATAGAGCAATCTATCATCTTGAAAAAGGAAAAGTTGTAATATTTGTTGCTGGATTAGGAAATCCTTATTTTACTACAGATACAGCTGCTGTTTTACGTGCTATTGAAATAAAAGCAGATATATTATTAAAAGGAACTAGAGTAGATGGAATCTATACAACAGATCCAGAAAAAAATAAATATGCTAAAAAATTAAAAAACATATCTTTTGATATGGCATATCAAATGGGAATCAAAGTTATGGATCAAACTGCTTTTATTTTAGGAAATGAAAATGATTTACCGATTATAATTTTTGATATTAATAAAAAAGGAAATTTTAAAAAAGTAATTTCAGGAGAAAAAATAGGAACTATGGTTTCTAAAAAAAAATAA
- a CDS encoding D-alanine--D-alanine ligase produces MKKIAIIMGGYSKEYVISLKSGKVVYENLCRKEFDPYRVYLFKDKWIMKDDKNKEYFINKQDFTVSGNKQLKFDCIFNAIHGTPGEDGLLQAYFELLRIPCTGCNFHHANITFNKKYCLSLLNHLGINTAKSFFLNKNQIFCTKKILKKTGLPCFVKPNRSGSSLGISKVYEEQKLLNAVQKAFLEDEEILVESFLKGKEVSVGVFSFKNEIIVLPITEIISQNDFFDFESKYSGKSQELTPAKLSPHIENKIRKTAKKVYNFLNLSGITRAEYIIVNEEPFFLEINTIPGLSKESIFPKQLEIAGISLSDVFKNSIYTSIEKMNEKIKIL; encoded by the coding sequence ATGAAAAAAATCGCTATTATTATGGGTGGGTATTCAAAAGAATATGTGATTTCACTAAAAAGCGGAAAAGTAGTTTATGAAAATTTATGTAGAAAAGAGTTCGATCCTTATCGAGTTTATCTTTTCAAAGATAAATGGATTATGAAAGACGATAAAAATAAAGAATATTTCATAAACAAACAAGATTTTACTGTTTCTGGAAACAAACAACTGAAATTTGATTGTATTTTTAATGCCATACATGGAACTCCAGGAGAAGACGGTTTATTACAAGCTTATTTTGAATTATTAAGAATTCCTTGTACAGGATGTAATTTTCACCATGCAAATATTACTTTCAATAAAAAATATTGTTTAAGTCTATTAAATCATCTTGGAATTAATACAGCGAAGTCTTTTTTTTTAAATAAAAATCAAATTTTTTGTACAAAAAAAATATTAAAAAAAACAGGACTTCCTTGTTTTGTAAAACCTAATAGATCTGGATCTAGTTTGGGAATAAGTAAAGTTTATGAAGAACAAAAATTGTTAAATGCAGTACAAAAAGCTTTTCTAGAAGATGAAGAAATTCTTGTTGAATCCTTTCTTAAAGGAAAGGAAGTATCAGTCGGAGTTTTTTCATTCAAAAATGAAATTATTGTTTTACCGATAACAGAAATAATTAGTCAAAATGATTTTTTTGATTTTGAATCAAAATATTCTGGTAAATCTCAAGAACTTACTCCGGCAAAATTATCTCCGCATATTGAAAATAAAATAAGGAAAACAGCAAAAAAAGTATATAATTTTCTAAATTTATCAGGAATCACAAGAGCGGAATATATTATTGTAAATGAAGAACCTTTTTTTTTAGAGATAAATACAATACCAGGTCTTTCAAAAGAAAGTATTTTTCCAAAACAATTGGAAATAGCTGGAATATCTTTATCCGATGTCTTTAAAAATTCTATATATACTTCTATTGAAAAAATGAATGAAAAAATAAAAATTTTATAG
- the mgtE gene encoding magnesium transporter: MFNEEQDYLNNSKFLNSQTISRLIKIFHKNPNNVVEIFNLLKLCKAISVFRILDFSIKKKIIKNLSSIKKIELLNNLSVNDRFYFLENLPKKILKDLIKYLNKEEKCRILVSLGYSKNSIGRLMIPFYLAVQKTCSIQEILDYLREEVKNNDVIEIIYIVDKTGKLINEIKIQKFLLVDPNTKVSELIDRKKNTEIFLKITDTEKEATKIFSMNNRISIPVIDNQNILLGIVTVDDVLCVLNENYREDFQKIGGMEVLNQSYLNVPLYKLIKKRAGWLILLFIGEMLTTTVMQNFLSVIEKAVVLALFIPLVVSSGGNSGSQAASLIIQAMALGEVRIKDWWIVMRREIVCGFFLGSILGLTGFIRVIVWHKIHLFNYGSHWILVGFTVFLSLIGVVLWGTLSGSMLPFIIKKLKGDPASSSAPFVATLVDVVGLIIYFFISYFLLNGSLL; encoded by the coding sequence ATGTTTAATGAGGAACAAGATTATTTAAATAACAGTAAATTTCTAAATAGTCAAACTATAAGTAGATTAATAAAAATTTTTCATAAAAATCCTAATAATGTTGTAGAAATATTTAATTTGTTAAAATTATGTAAAGCAATTTCTGTTTTTAGAATATTGGATTTTTCTATAAAAAAAAAAATTATAAAAAATTTATCTTCTATTAAAAAAATAGAATTATTAAATAATTTATCGGTAAATGATCGTTTTTATTTTTTAGAAAATCTTCCAAAAAAAATATTAAAAGACTTAATAAAGTATTTAAATAAAGAAGAAAAATGTAGAATTTTAGTATCTCTAGGATATTCTAAAAATAGTATAGGTCGTTTAATGATTCCATTTTATCTTGCCGTTCAAAAAACCTGTAGTATACAAGAAATATTGGATTATCTTCGTGAAGAAGTTAAAAATAATGATGTTATAGAAATTATCTATATAGTAGATAAAACAGGAAAATTAATAAATGAGATAAAAATACAAAAATTTTTATTGGTAGATCCTAATACAAAAGTATCTGAATTAATAGATAGAAAGAAAAATACTGAAATTTTTTTAAAAATTACGGATACAGAAAAAGAAGCTACTAAAATATTTTCTATGAACAACAGAATTTCTATTCCAGTTATAGACAATCAGAATATTTTGTTGGGAATTGTTACTGTAGATGATGTATTATGTGTATTGAATGAAAATTATAGAGAAGATTTTCAAAAAATAGGAGGAATGGAAGTTTTAAATCAATCTTATTTAAACGTTCCTTTATATAAACTTATTAAAAAAAGAGCTGGATGGTTAATTTTATTATTTATAGGAGAAATGCTAACAACAACAGTCATGCAAAATTTTTTAAGCGTTATAGAAAAAGCTGTAGTTCTTGCTTTATTCATACCTTTAGTTGTTTCAAGTGGTGGAAATAGTGGATCTCAAGCTGCAAGTTTAATCATACAAGCAATGGCTTTGGGAGAAGTAAGAATAAAAGATTGGTGGATTGTAATGCGAAGAGAAATTGTTTGTGGTTTTTTTTTAGGAAGTATTTTGGGATTAACAGGTTTTATACGTGTAATAGTTTGGCATAAAATTCATTTATTTAATTATGGATCTCACTGGATATTAGTAGGTTTTACGGTTTTTTTATCTTTAATTGGAGTTGTATTATGGGGAACATTAAGTGGGTCAATGTTGCCTTTTATAATTAAAAAATTAAAAGGAGATCCGGCTAGTTCTTCAGCCCCTTTTGTAGCTACATTAGTAGATGTTGTTGGTTTAATTATATATTTTTTTATATCTTATTTTCTTTTGAATGGTTCTTTATTATAA
- a CDS encoding RluA family pseudouridine synthase, with protein sequence MKIIQIFVKKNQREIRIDKFLKKNIENISRNQIQKLISSKKVIVNQIFVKKNYKIQPLDFIKVQFYDIYPTLDYLEYENIVAEKINLHIIHEDEDLIVINKPAGMVVHPGFGHDKGTLIHGIKYHFQNSNLNDFNLYRSGLVHRLDKDTSGLLVIAKNEFSKEYLFQQFHSKTIQREYRALIWGNLSEEKGIITGFIGRDPKNRKRMTVFRTNEFCKGKYSYSITHYQVLERFKYLTYVSCRIKTGKTHQIRAHFKYLGHPLFHDSIYGGHKILMKKKCSSQIIEFFRTCLKILPRQALHAISLSFIHPKHKKCYFYCPIPEDFKIVLNKCRKILL encoded by the coding sequence ATGAAAATAATTCAAATTTTTGTAAAAAAAAATCAAAGAGAAATTCGCATTGATAAATTTTTAAAAAAAAATATAGAAAATATTAGTAGAAATCAAATTCAAAAATTGATTTCTTCAAAAAAAGTTATTGTAAATCAAATTTTTGTAAAAAAAAATTACAAAATACAACCTTTAGATTTTATAAAAGTTCAATTTTATGATATTTATCCTACATTAGATTATTTAGAATACGAAAATATTGTTGCAGAAAAAATAAATCTTCATATTATACATGAAGATGAAGATCTTATTGTAATTAATAAACCTGCAGGAATGGTTGTTCATCCTGGATTTGGACATGATAAAGGAACATTAATTCATGGTATAAAATATCATTTTCAAAATTCAAATTTAAATGATTTTAATCTATATAGAAGTGGATTAGTTCATAGATTAGATAAAGATACATCAGGATTATTAGTTATAGCTAAAAATGAATTTTCTAAAGAATATCTATTTCAACAATTTCACTCCAAAACAATTCAAAGAGAATATAGGGCTTTAATATGGGGAAATTTATCAGAAGAAAAAGGAATTATAACAGGTTTTATTGGAAGAGATCCAAAAAATAGAAAAAGAATGACCGTTTTTAGAACAAATGAATTTTGTAAAGGAAAGTATTCTTATTCTATAACACATTATCAAGTATTAGAGCGATTTAAATATTTGACATATGTTTCTTGTAGGATAAAAACAGGAAAAACACATCAAATAAGGGCTCATTTCAAATATTTGGGACATCCGTTATTTCACGATTCTATTTATGGAGGACATAAAATTCTTATGAAAAAAAAATGTTCAAGTCAAATTATAGAATTTTTTAGAACTTGTTTAAAAATTTTACCAAGACAAGCCTTACATGCAATATCTCTTTCTTTTATTCATCCAAAACATAAAAAATGCTATTTTTATTGTCCAATTCCTGAAGATTTTAAAATTGTTCTAAACAAGTGTAGAAAAATATTATTATAA
- a CDS encoding PASTA domain-containing protein yields the protein MNYSKYFLIFIINFLISIFILVKITQLALKWIDVYTKHGSYVVVPNLIGITLPKSISILKKLGLKYNVNTSRYDPNFKINQIISFSPEYGNHVKEGRYIYIQVNSKSSQSVLPNIINKDKRIAIKLLHVNHIYVKEIRYINNSRKDVVLKVLYQNKSIKFGYRFPFNQDGIILIIGKGYEKNNFFIPNVIGMSLSSAIYTLKNQLFHVINFYYDHDTINPDKNAKVYRQKPDPGVFYDKNKPIELWITSKKEVLDHFIEIKEKEEKIKEKEEKIKEKEEKIKEKEEKIKEKEEKIKEKKEKIKEKEEKIKEKKEKIKEKKEKIKEKKEKIKEKKEKSELNSIK from the coding sequence ATGAATTATTCAAAGTATTTTTTAATATTCATCATAAATTTTTTAATTTCTATATTTATCTTAGTTAAAATAACTCAATTAGCATTAAAATGGATAGATGTTTATACAAAACATGGTTCTTATGTTGTTGTTCCTAATTTGATAGGTATTACTTTACCTAAATCTATATCTATTTTGAAAAAATTAGGTTTAAAATATAATGTAAATACATCACGTTATGATCCAAATTTTAAAATTAATCAAATTATTTCTTTTTCTCCAGAATATGGTAATCATGTCAAAGAAGGGAGATATATATATATTCAAGTTAATTCTAAATCATCTCAATCTGTTTTACCTAATATTATAAATAAAGATAAACGAATAGCAATAAAACTACTTCATGTTAATCATATATATGTTAAAGAAATTAGATATATTAACAATTCTAGAAAAGATGTCGTTTTAAAAGTTTTATATCAAAATAAATCTATCAAATTTGGATATAGATTCCCTTTTAATCAAGATGGAATTATTTTAATCATTGGAAAAGGATATGAAAAAAATAATTTTTTCATTCCTAATGTTATTGGAATGTCATTATCTTCAGCTATCTATACTTTAAAAAATCAATTGTTTCATGTGATTAATTTTTATTATGACCATGATACAATAAATCCTGATAAAAATGCAAAAGTATATCGTCAAAAACCTGACCCTGGAGTTTTTTATGATAAAAATAAACCTATTGAACTTTGGATCACCTCTAAAAAAGAGGTATTAGATCATTTTATTGAAATCAAAGAGAAAGAAGAAAAAATCAAAGAGAAAGAAGAAAAAATCAAAGAGAAAGAAGAAAAAATCAAAGAGAAAGAAGAAAAAATCAAAGAGAAAGAAGAAAAAATCAAAGAGAAAAAAGAAAAAATCAAAGAGAAAGAAGAAAAAATCAAAGAGAAAAAAGAAAAAATCAAAGAGAAAAAAGAAAAAATCAAAGAGAAAAAAGAAAAAATCAAAGAGAAAAAAGAAAAGAGCGAATTAAATTCAATAAAATGA
- a CDS encoding Glu/Leu/Phe/Val family dehydrogenase yields MSKNQIKTNSYSFFNCIEKNFDKATRFLSIEKGLLEQIKACNSVYRMHFPVKIGKKIKVIEAYRVQHSHHKLPCKGGIRYSIKVNQDEVMTLAALMTYKCAIVDVPFGGAKGGIKIDPQTISTENIEKITRRYTSELIKKNFIGPGIDVPAPDYGTGEREMSWIFDTFLSLRSGDVDALACVTGKPVSQGGVRGRKEATGLGVFYGIRELCHVKEEMCSVGLDIGLVGKKIIIQGLGNVGYHAASFFHESGAIIIALAEREGAIYNEKGLNVSKVFLHLKDNGSILNFPEAKNIENTEKALELECDILIPAALENVIHKNNANRIKAKIIGEAANGPITPEADEILYKKGVIIVPDIYLNAGGVTVSYFEWIKNLSHVRYGRMEKKFRENMNTELLQVIETICKKNFSIKEKKMVLRGPREIDLVRSGLEDTMINGFHKIRDIKKSLKIENMRTAAFVLAINKIIDSYEKLGIFP; encoded by the coding sequence ATGTCAAAAAACCAAATTAAAACTAATTCATATAGTTTTTTTAATTGTATAGAAAAAAATTTTGATAAAGCTACACGATTTCTTTCTATTGAAAAAGGTCTTTTAGAACAAATTAAAGCTTGTAATTCTGTATATCGAATGCATTTTCCTGTTAAAATAGGAAAAAAAATAAAAGTAATAGAAGCGTATAGAGTTCAACACTCTCATCATAAACTTCCTTGTAAGGGAGGTATTCGATATAGTATTAAAGTTAATCAAGATGAGGTTATGACTTTAGCTGCTTTAATGACCTATAAATGTGCCATAGTTGATGTTCCTTTTGGAGGAGCTAAAGGAGGGATAAAAATAGATCCACAAACTATATCAACGGAAAATATAGAAAAAATAACACGACGTTATACCTCTGAATTAATCAAAAAAAATTTTATTGGACCAGGAATAGATGTCCCCGCTCCTGATTATGGAACAGGAGAAAGAGAGATGAGTTGGATATTTGATACTTTTTTATCTCTCCGTTCTGGAGACGTAGATGCATTAGCTTGTGTTACAGGAAAACCTGTTTCTCAAGGAGGAGTTAGAGGAAGAAAAGAGGCAACAGGATTGGGAGTTTTTTATGGAATCAGAGAATTGTGTCATGTAAAAGAAGAGATGTGTTCTGTTGGTCTTGATATAGGATTAGTTGGAAAAAAAATTATTATACAAGGATTAGGAAATGTTGGTTATCATGCTGCTAGTTTTTTCCACGAATCCGGCGCTATTATAATTGCTTTAGCAGAAAGAGAAGGGGCGATTTATAACGAAAAAGGATTAAACGTATCTAAAGTTTTTTTACATTTAAAAGACAATGGATCTATATTAAATTTTCCAGAAGCAAAAAACATAGAAAACACAGAAAAGGCTTTAGAATTAGAATGCGATATTTTAATTCCAGCGGCATTAGAAAATGTGATACATAAAAATAATGCGAATCGTATTAAGGCTAAAATTATTGGAGAAGCGGCAAATGGTCCGATAACTCCTGAAGCTGATGAAATTTTATATAAAAAAGGAGTGATTATTGTCCCTGACATTTACTTAAATGCAGGAGGAGTTACTGTTTCTTATTTTGAATGGATAAAAAACCTAAGTCACGTACGTTATGGACGAATGGAAAAAAAATTTAGAGAAAATATGAATACAGAACTATTACAAGTTATAGAAACAATTTGCAAAAAAAATTTTTCAATAAAAGAGAAAAAAATGGTTTTAAGAGGACCAAGAGAAATAGATTTGGTTCGTAGCGGATTAGAAGATACCATGATTAATGGATTTCACAAAATTCGTGATATAAAAAAATCATTAAAAATAGAAAACATGCGTACTGCAGCATTTGTATTGGCTATAAATAAAATTATAGATTCTTATGAGAAACTAGGTATTTTTCCATAA